Proteins from one Mycobacterium adipatum genomic window:
- a CDS encoding bifunctional DNA primase/polymerase, whose amino-acid sequence MLGHGFSVGPLAGKVPITAHGVQDFTTDRNVIASWHRKFRGCNWGVTQLGVIALDVDPRHGGHVSALDLRPEDETLCVQTGGGGWHLYYRISGAVRGKVQGIPGIDVKAGGTGYLVAPGSIHPDTGKPYRIHRDAPIADLPEHLQALIVQPTCVAPTRTTTPSSGDRWDGLIRTVQEAQEGGRNAALFWAAARAAADSAPAAVYSALAAAAHEIGLGVHEIQQTIQSGQRKAANP is encoded by the coding sequence ATGCTGGGCCACGGGTTCAGCGTCGGCCCGCTGGCCGGCAAGGTTCCCATCACCGCGCACGGTGTGCAGGACTTCACCACCGACCGCAACGTCATCGCTTCATGGCATCGGAAGTTCCGAGGCTGCAACTGGGGAGTCACCCAACTCGGCGTCATCGCACTCGATGTCGATCCGCGCCATGGTGGCCACGTCTCAGCGCTCGACTTGCGTCCCGAGGACGAGACTCTTTGCGTGCAGACCGGCGGCGGCGGATGGCACCTTTATTACCGGATTTCCGGTGCCGTTCGAGGCAAGGTCCAGGGCATCCCGGGGATCGACGTAAAGGCCGGCGGTACTGGGTATCTGGTTGCGCCCGGCAGTATCCACCCGGACACCGGGAAGCCGTACCGCATTCACCGTGACGCCCCTATCGCGGATCTCCCCGAACACCTGCAGGCCCTGATCGTCCAACCCACCTGCGTGGCACCGACTCGTACTACGACACCGTCATCTGGTGATCGCTGGGATGGTCTGATCCGCACCGTGCAAGAGGCACAGGAGGGCGGCAGGAACGCAGCCCTGTTCTGGGCGGCGGCAAGGGCAGCAGCAGATTCAGCTCCCGCAGCGGTCTATTCAGCGCTCGCCGCCGCCGCGCACGAGATCGGGCTCGGTGTCCACGAAATACAGCAGACCATCCAGTCCGGTCAACGAAAGGCCGCAAACCCGTGA